The following proteins come from a genomic window of Sinorhizobium fredii NGR234:
- a CDS encoding DUF305 domain-containing protein, whose translation MNRILRTAVVAAGVAAISLTAATAALAQMTMPEACKAKMSASGMMQMPDADMGQMAEHQKAMMEGMRETEPAMMQGMMAKNPDVAFVCGMIAHHTAAINMSEVELKYGGDQQAKSMAEKIIAAQKKEIEEMTEWVKQHAK comes from the coding sequence ATGAACAGAATTCTCAGGACCGCGGTCGTGGCTGCGGGCGTGGCGGCCATCAGTCTTACTGCTGCGACCGCGGCGTTGGCCCAGATGACAATGCCGGAAGCCTGCAAAGCCAAGATGTCTGCGAGCGGCATGATGCAGATGCCGGATGCCGACATGGGCCAGATGGCCGAACACCAGAAGGCAATGATGGAAGGAATGCGGGAGACGGAACCCGCCATGATGCAGGGCATGATGGCGAAGAATCCGGACGTAGCGTTCGTCTGCGGCATGATCGCCCACCACACGGCCGCGATCAACATGTCGGAGGTCGAGTTGAAGTATGGCGGCGACCAGCAGGCGAAGTCGATGGCCGAGAAAATTATCGCGGCGCAGAAGAAGGAAATCGAAGAGATGACCGAGTGGGTGAAGCAACACGCCAAGTGA
- a CDS encoding TolC family protein: MMRATVKLAAAFALPLVLGGCVSASEYAAKNAGFSSVEAKTSEAAGKQTVWIQNQQQARVVSDRVKTLMAKKTIDVETAVQVALLNNKGLQAAYADLGDSAAEAWQSTMLVNPTVSVGFTGIGTPGLEAFKTVEGMIANNILALATRDRNIAIADTEFRKAQLNAALRTLQLASDTRRAWINAVAAWETVAQLNQAQAAADAASELAQELGKSGALTKEGQAREHVFYAELAGQTAKARLEARLAKEELTRLMGLWGSGINYQVPNRLPQLPTGIMKRDLIEAEALQRRVDLQMAKLDLEATAKSYKLTEATRYVTDLELLAGFETERELEDGDIKSETTGQGEVEFVIPIFDSGRARMRKAELAYMRSANLLAEKAVNVRSEARSAYQAYRANYDIARHYRNSVVPLRTKIEEESLLTYNAMITNTFELLADSREKVNSILLAVNAKRDFWLAEANLAPAIYGGGAGSTSGGTEVAAAAESGGGGH; encoded by the coding sequence ATGATGAGAGCCACTGTCAAACTGGCTGCGGCCTTCGCCCTACCGCTTGTGCTCGGCGGCTGCGTGTCCGCCAGCGAATATGCAGCGAAGAACGCTGGCTTCTCGTCGGTCGAGGCCAAGACCTCCGAGGCCGCAGGCAAGCAGACGGTCTGGATCCAGAACCAACAGCAGGCACGTGTCGTCTCCGACCGGGTGAAGACGCTGATGGCGAAGAAGACCATCGACGTCGAGACCGCCGTTCAGGTGGCGCTGTTGAACAACAAGGGTCTGCAGGCGGCCTACGCGGACCTCGGCGACTCGGCCGCCGAGGCCTGGCAGTCCACCATGCTCGTCAATCCGACCGTCTCTGTCGGGTTTACGGGCATCGGCACGCCGGGGCTCGAAGCGTTCAAGACCGTCGAAGGCATGATCGCCAACAACATCCTGGCGCTCGCCACGCGAGACCGGAACATCGCCATCGCCGATACCGAATTCCGAAAGGCGCAGTTGAATGCCGCGCTTCGCACGCTGCAGCTTGCCTCGGATACCCGCCGTGCCTGGATCAATGCGGTGGCTGCCTGGGAAACGGTGGCCCAGCTCAATCAGGCGCAGGCGGCGGCGGATGCGGCCTCGGAACTTGCACAGGAACTCGGCAAGAGCGGCGCGCTGACGAAAGAAGGTCAGGCCCGCGAGCATGTGTTCTATGCCGAGCTGGCGGGACAGACGGCAAAGGCGCGGCTGGAGGCGAGGCTCGCCAAGGAAGAACTGACGCGGCTGATGGGGCTCTGGGGTTCGGGCATTAACTATCAGGTTCCGAACCGTCTGCCGCAGTTGCCTACGGGAATAATGAAGCGTGACCTGATCGAGGCGGAAGCGTTGCAGCGCCGCGTCGACCTGCAGATGGCGAAGCTCGATCTCGAGGCGACGGCCAAATCCTACAAGCTCACCGAAGCGACCCGTTACGTGACGGACCTCGAACTCCTGGCGGGATTCGAGACCGAGAGGGAACTTGAAGACGGGGACATCAAGAGCGAAACAACGGGGCAAGGCGAGGTCGAATTCGTCATCCCGATCTTCGACAGCGGCAGGGCACGCATGCGCAAGGCCGAGCTCGCCTACATGCGGTCGGCCAACCTGCTTGCCGAAAAGGCCGTCAATGTGCGGTCGGAAGCACGCTCGGCATACCAGGCTTATCGCGCCAACTACGACATCGCCCGGCATTACCGCAACAGCGTCGTGCCGCTGCGCACCAAGATCGAGGAGGAATCCCTCCTCACCTACAACGCGATGATCACCAACACCTTCGAACTGCTCGCCGATAGCCGCGAGAAGGTCAATTCGATCCTGCTTGCCGTCAACGCCAAGCGCGACTTCTGGCTGGCCGAGGCCAATCTCGCCCCCGCGATCTACGGCGGTGGCGCGGGATCGACCTCCGGCGGGACGGAAGTCGCGGCCGCCGCCGAAAGCGGCGGTGGCGGCCATTGA
- a CDS encoding YqaA family protein, with protein sequence MLALSAYLGLFTVAFGAATLLPFQSEPLLVGLLLSGEFSTLGLVAVASFGNVLGAVCNWIVGLFIDRFHDRPWFPVKPSALERASGWYRRYGRWSLLLSWMPLFGDALTVLAGVLREPLWSFLILVTVAKTGRYLVLAAATLGTKAAIGF encoded by the coding sequence ATGCTGGCATTGAGCGCCTACCTCGGATTGTTCACCGTCGCCTTCGGTGCGGCAACCCTGCTGCCGTTCCAGTCCGAACCGCTGCTGGTCGGCCTTCTTCTGTCCGGAGAGTTCTCAACCCTCGGGCTTGTCGCCGTTGCGAGCTTCGGAAATGTCCTCGGCGCTGTTTGCAACTGGATTGTCGGGCTTTTCATCGACCGCTTCCACGACAGGCCTTGGTTCCCGGTCAAGCCCTCCGCCTTGGAAAGGGCGAGCGGCTGGTATAGGCGCTATGGTCGGTGGTCGCTGCTTCTTTCCTGGATGCCGCTGTTCGGGGACGCCTTGACCGTGCTTGCCGGAGTGCTGCGGGAGCCGCTGTGGTCCTTTCTCATTCTGGTGACGGTCGCGAAGACGGGACGCTATCTTGTGCTGGCGGCCGCAACACTCGGAACGAAGGCGGCGATCGGCTTCTGA